In a single window of the Novosphingobium sp. IK01 genome:
- a CDS encoding S9 family peptidase produces the protein MSRALMPHGLRRASLSGVMAGLMACTAAFPALAAPGGANAAQKAQIERSVGLRESWEYLTRDIAWPAHWAPDSSAFTYRKTVEGGFAFETVDAATLARSPAFDHVRLAGELTRALGHLLQPLRLPFAEVDIEGTGDGRAIAFAIDEQGWRCTLADYHCAPQVDPSRPRGFGVVRDLSVPADNHPRLAPDGQHEALVEDNNLVVRKKGGADTVRLSSDGSPGDFYDPETIRWSPDSRHLMIYRVRPGYARHVLRVEAAPAGQGQPVLRSQLYPKPGDTVDSEQPVLFDVATGRQTVIDPSLFPNAYQLSDPRWRPDGRSVAFDYVRRGFGQARIIAVDAASGKAHVAVNEEARTFVYADRRYAHELGASGDDIIWASERDGWNHLYLIDGRTGKVRNRITSGAWVVRDVLRVDEARRQIWFSASGMNAGEDPYFHHIYRIDFDGRHLVALTPEQADHTASLAPDGRTLVDTYSRVDLPTVSVLRASTDGRVLATVSKGDISRLTAAGFRPPEVFTAKGRDGKTDIWGLVVRPRDYDPARKYPVIENIYAGPHDSFVPKQFWPFGYHSGGDKVIGMQALADLGFIVVQIDGMGTANRSKAFQDVAWKNLADSGFPDRIAWHKAMAARDPSYDISRVGIYGASAGGQSTLNALLFHGDFYKAGVAMAGCYDNRMDKISWNEQWLGWPVDASYAAASGVDHAANLHGKLFLIVGEQDSNVDPASTMQVVDALVRADKDFDLLVVPGGEHSVGRSTGPIDYVTRRQFDFFVRALQ, from the coding sequence ATGTCCCGTGCCCTTATGCCCCATGGCTTGCGCCGCGCTTCCCTTTCCGGTGTCATGGCAGGGCTGATGGCCTGCACGGCGGCTTTCCCAGCGCTCGCCGCGCCGGGCGGGGCAAACGCGGCGCAAAAGGCGCAGATCGAGCGCTCGGTGGGCCTGCGCGAGAGCTGGGAATACCTGACGCGCGACATTGCCTGGCCCGCGCACTGGGCGCCCGATTCCAGCGCCTTTACCTATCGCAAGACGGTCGAGGGCGGCTTTGCCTTCGAGACGGTCGATGCCGCGACGCTGGCCCGCTCGCCCGCGTTCGACCATGTGCGCCTTGCCGGCGAACTGACCCGCGCGCTCGGCCACCTTTTACAGCCGCTGCGCCTGCCGTTCGCCGAGGTGGATATCGAGGGCACAGGAGACGGGCGGGCCATCGCCTTTGCGATCGACGAGCAGGGCTGGCGCTGCACGCTGGCCGACTATCACTGTGCGCCGCAGGTCGATCCGTCGCGGCCACGCGGGTTCGGGGTCGTGCGCGACCTGTCGGTGCCCGCCGACAACCACCCCCGCCTTGCGCCCGACGGGCAGCACGAGGCGCTGGTCGAGGACAACAACCTCGTCGTGCGCAAGAAGGGAGGGGCCGACACGGTGCGCCTGAGCAGCGACGGGTCGCCGGGCGATTTCTATGATCCCGAGACGATCCGCTGGTCGCCCGACAGCCGCCACCTGATGATCTATCGCGTGCGCCCCGGCTATGCGCGCCATGTCCTGCGGGTGGAGGCCGCGCCTGCGGGGCAGGGGCAGCCCGTGCTGCGCAGCCAGCTCTACCCCAAGCCCGGCGATACGGTCGACAGCGAGCAGCCGGTGCTCTTCGACGTGGCGACCGGGCGCCAGACGGTGATCGATCCCTCGCTGTTTCCCAATGCCTATCAGCTGTCCGATCCGCGCTGGCGGCCCGACGGGCGCAGCGTCGCCTTCGACTATGTGCGGCGCGGCTTCGGGCAGGCGCGGATCATCGCCGTCGATGCCGCCAGCGGCAAGGCCCATGTCGCGGTGAACGAGGAGGCGCGCACGTTCGTCTATGCCGACCGGCGCTATGCCCACGAACTGGGCGCCTCGGGCGATGACATCATCTGGGCTTCCGAGCGCGATGGCTGGAACCACCTCTACCTGATCGACGGGCGCACCGGAAAGGTGCGCAACCGCATTACCAGCGGCGCCTGGGTGGTTCGCGATGTCCTGCGGGTCGACGAGGCCAGGCGCCAGATCTGGTTTTCGGCCAGCGGCATGAATGCGGGCGAAGATCCCTATTTCCACCACATCTACCGCATCGATTTCGATGGCCGCCATCTCGTCGCGCTGACCCCGGAACAGGCCGACCACACCGCCAGCCTTGCCCCCGACGGGCGCACGCTGGTCGATACCTATTCGCGGGTCGACCTGCCCACGGTCAGCGTGCTGCGCGCGAGCACGGACGGGCGCGTGCTCGCCACGGTGAGCAAGGGCGATATTTCCCGCCTGACCGCCGCCGGGTTCCGCCCGCCCGAAGTGTTCACCGCCAAGGGGCGCGACGGCAAGACCGACATCTGGGGCCTCGTCGTGCGCCCGCGCGACTATGACCCGGCGCGCAAGTATCCGGTGATCGAGAACATCTATGCCGGGCCCCACGACAGCTTCGTGCCCAAGCAGTTCTGGCCGTTCGGCTATCACTCCGGGGGCGACAAGGTGATCGGGATGCAGGCGCTGGCCGACCTGGGCTTCATCGTCGTGCAGATCGACGGCATGGGCACGGCCAACCGCTCCAAGGCGTTTCAGGACGTGGCGTGGAAGAACCTTGCGGATTCCGGTTTCCCCGACCGCATCGCCTGGCACAAGGCCATGGCCGCGCGCGATCCGTCCTATGATATCAGCCGCGTGGGCATCTATGGCGCCTCGGCAGGCGGGCAGAGCACGCTCAACGCGCTGCTGTTCCATGGCGATTTCTACAAGGCCGGGGTGGCCATGGCGGGGTGTTATGACAACCGCATGGACAAGATCAGCTGGAACGAACAGTGGCTCGGCTGGCCGGTCGATGCCAGCTATGCGGCGGCCTCGGGCGTGGACCATGCCGCCAACCTGCATGGCAAGCTGTTCCTGATCGTGGGCGAGCAGGACAGCAATGTCGATCCGGCCTCCACGATGCAGGTCGTCGATGCGCTGGTCAGGGCCGACAAGGACTTCGACCTGCTGGTCGTTCCGGGCGGCGAGCACAGCGTGGGCCGCTCGACCGGGCCGATCGACTATGTGACGCGCCGCCAGTTCGATTTCTTCGTGCGCGCGCTGCAATAG
- a CDS encoding TonB-dependent receptor domain-containing protein gives MRVRHSKLFCAVAHTALITGATFFAGTAQAQSTPQSAPQSLPEQGASDGAGAPGDAIVVTGTLIKRPDLKSNSPQTVVGSDEFRYQGATTVEQVLNRLPQFTADANENVSNGSNGTSNINLRNLGSNRVLVLLDGQRMMPSQAIDLNFVPGSLIERVDVMTGGASAVYGSDAISGVVNFVLKKNLDGLRVDMQTGFAQHDNGNTAMRNLVSSSGYNTAPGSVLDGGKQDITVSAGKNFASGRGNITVYGGYRSFSPVRQSTRDVSSCAIQDRNNGSQLYCGGSSNSPYGSFVPLSDLSAYKSQTLVNSRANDGTLVPYNSSYAYNYAPNNYFQRSDERITAGAFGHFEISRAAEIYGSFMYMHDRTFSQVAPSAIWLGTAFAISCNNPYASANQLQAICGSAAGTNTTQDALAAYRTDIAPRRDDLRHNDFRYSAGVRGDIGSGFSYDVNYMYSLVRYDETYLNDVDQVKAGRALNAISVNGVPTCRSVLDGTDPSCIPANIFQPHGLTAAQGAYLFGQSNTASRNSLSVIQGTLSGDLGKLGITMPWTSKGLGMALGVDHRRETLAFTADAVAQQNGTTNSDGVISVTEVFGELEVPLVEDMPLLRSLSVNGGFRYSSYDNKQQSTGYGSGFNVWTYKAELSWQPVNDLRVRASYNHAIRAPNVAELFASQSVGNVNGIDPCAGPNPSASLATCAVTGVTAAQYGHIVECPSDTCSALSGGNRALKPETANTYTAGIVFTPKFLRRFSLSVDYYNIKVKDYISSMAPSLIMGQCAQTGDPYFCGLFKRDARSGALFGQNAGYVISTTMNTGYLKTSGLDFNADYTVGLGKAGSLNMNLVGTYLLNQIAQPVPGLGSYDCNGLFGYTCGQPSPTWRHVARFTWMTPTDTVLSLSWRHIGGTRLSSLTDNPLLSAPQTFVNSKINAYNYFDLSLTQTINKKLTLRAGVNNLFDKDPPLLAAGLLQLFGNGNTYPGVYDALGRTIFVGATINF, from the coding sequence ATGAGGGTTCGTCACAGCAAGCTGTTTTGCGCAGTCGCCCACACTGCGCTGATAACCGGGGCCACATTCTTCGCGGGAACGGCCCAAGCCCAAAGCACGCCCCAGAGTGCGCCCCAAAGCCTGCCCGAACAGGGTGCCAGCGATGGTGCCGGGGCACCGGGCGACGCCATCGTCGTCACCGGCACGCTCATCAAGCGCCCCGACCTCAAGAGCAACAGCCCGCAGACGGTCGTCGGCTCGGACGAGTTCCGCTATCAGGGCGCCACGACGGTCGAGCAGGTGCTCAACCGCCTGCCCCAGTTCACCGCCGACGCCAACGAGAACGTCTCGAACGGCTCGAACGGCACCTCCAACATCAACTTGCGCAACCTGGGCTCGAACCGCGTGCTTGTGCTGCTCGACGGGCAGCGCATGATGCCCTCTCAGGCCATCGACCTCAACTTCGTGCCCGGCAGCCTGATCGAGCGCGTCGACGTGATGACCGGCGGCGCCTCGGCGGTCTATGGCTCGGATGCGATCTCGGGCGTCGTCAACTTCGTGCTCAAGAAGAACCTCGATGGCCTGCGGGTCGACATGCAGACCGGCTTTGCCCAGCATGACAACGGCAACACCGCCATGCGCAATCTGGTTTCCTCGTCCGGGTACAACACGGCCCCCGGTTCGGTGCTCGACGGCGGCAAGCAGGACATCACCGTTTCGGCGGGCAAGAACTTTGCCAGCGGCCGCGGCAATATCACCGTCTATGGCGGCTATCGCAGCTTCAGCCCGGTGCGCCAGTCGACCCGCGACGTGTCGTCCTGCGCGATCCAGGACCGCAACAACGGCTCGCAACTCTATTGCGGCGGTTCGAGCAACTCGCCCTATGGCTCGTTCGTGCCGCTCTCGGACCTGAGCGCCTACAAGAGCCAGACGCTGGTCAACAGCCGCGCCAACGACGGCACGCTGGTGCCCTACAACAGCTCCTATGCCTACAACTACGCGCCCAACAACTACTTCCAGCGCTCCGACGAGCGCATCACGGCGGGCGCCTTTGGCCACTTCGAGATCAGCCGGGCCGCCGAAATCTACGGCAGCTTCATGTACATGCACGACCGCACGTTCTCGCAGGTCGCCCCTTCGGCGATCTGGCTGGGCACGGCTTTCGCGATCTCGTGCAACAACCCCTATGCCAGCGCCAACCAGCTTCAGGCGATCTGCGGCAGCGCGGCGGGCACCAACACCACGCAAGATGCGCTGGCGGCCTATCGCACCGACATCGCCCCGCGTCGCGACGACTTGCGCCACAACGACTTCCGCTACTCGGCAGGCGTGCGCGGCGACATCGGCAGCGGGTTCAGCTACGATGTCAACTACATGTACTCGCTGGTCCGCTATGACGAGACCTACCTCAACGACGTGGACCAGGTGAAGGCGGGCCGCGCGCTCAACGCGATCAGCGTCAATGGCGTGCCCACCTGCCGTTCGGTGCTCGACGGCACCGACCCGAGCTGCATTCCGGCCAACATCTTCCAGCCGCACGGGCTCACCGCCGCGCAAGGCGCCTATCTGTTCGGCCAGAGCAACACCGCCTCGCGCAATTCCCTCAGCGTGATCCAGGGCACGCTGAGCGGCGATCTGGGCAAACTGGGCATCACCATGCCCTGGACCAGCAAGGGTCTGGGCATGGCGCTGGGCGTCGACCACCGCCGCGAAACGCTGGCCTTCACCGCCGACGCCGTGGCCCAGCAGAACGGGACGACGAATTCGGACGGCGTGATCAGCGTGACCGAAGTCTTCGGCGAACTCGAAGTGCCGCTGGTCGAGGACATGCCGCTGCTCCGCTCGCTCTCGGTCAACGGCGGCTTCCGCTATTCGTCCTACGACAACAAGCAGCAGTCGACCGGCTATGGGTCGGGCTTCAACGTGTGGACCTACAAGGCTGAACTGAGCTGGCAGCCGGTCAACGACCTGCGCGTGCGCGCCAGCTACAACCACGCCATCCGCGCGCCCAACGTGGCCGAACTGTTCGCCTCGCAATCGGTGGGCAACGTCAACGGCATAGACCCGTGCGCGGGCCCCAACCCGAGCGCCTCGCTGGCGACCTGCGCGGTCACGGGGGTAACTGCGGCGCAATATGGCCACATCGTCGAGTGCCCGTCGGATACCTGCTCGGCCCTGAGCGGGGGCAACCGTGCGCTCAAGCCCGAAACCGCCAATACCTATACCGCAGGCATCGTCTTCACGCCCAAGTTCCTGCGCCGGTTCTCGCTCTCGGTCGATTACTACAACATCAAGGTGAAGGACTACATCAGCTCGATGGCGCCCTCGCTGATCATGGGTCAGTGCGCGCAGACCGGCGATCCCTACTTCTGCGGCCTGTTCAAGCGTGATGCCCGTTCGGGCGCGCTGTTCGGCCAGAATGCGGGCTATGTCATCTCGACCACGATGAACACCGGCTACCTCAAGACCTCGGGCCTCGACTTCAACGCCGACTATACCGTCGGCCTGGGCAAGGCGGGCAGCCTCAACATGAACCTGGTGGGCACCTACCTGCTCAACCAGATCGCGCAGCCGGTGCCGGGCCTTGGCTCCTACGACTGCAATGGCCTGTTCGGCTATACCTGCGGCCAGCCCTCGCCGACCTGGCGCCATGTCGCGCGGTTCACCTGGATGACGCCGACCGACACCGTGCTTTCGCTGTCGTGGCGCCATATCGGCGGCACCCGTCTGTCGAGCCTGACCGACAACCCCCTGCTCAGCGCGCCGCAGACTTTCGTGAACAGCAAGATCAACGCCTACAACTACTTCGATCTGTCGCTGACGCAAACCATCAACAAGAAGCTCACCCTGCGCGCGGGCGTGAACAACCTGTTCGACAAGGATCCGCCGCTGCTCGCAGCCGGGCTGCTCCAGCTCTTCGGCAACGGCAACACTTATCCGGGCGTCTACGATGCGCTGGGCCGCACGATCTTCGTGGGGGCCACCATCAACTTCTGA